A genomic stretch from Rutidosis leptorrhynchoides isolate AG116_Rl617_1_P2 unplaced genomic scaffold, CSIRO_AGI_Rlap_v1 contig94, whole genome shotgun sequence includes:
- the LOC139885305 gene encoding adenylate isopentenyltransferase-like, producing the protein MKLLPPPNPNTTSFHYHGGGAANNINQLDHHCCPVKKNKVMPLLQHFFSSPSILPCKKNTNKNQNFIIKWAPRMDSITTIIARPTSDAAADLLLLRHHYRKNQRLAAQKEKLIVIMGATGAGKTKLSIELAKRFNGEIINSDKMQVYKGLDITTNKAPINERGNINHHLLGDFDPELGELTRSDFRRLTWSKVKEIESRNKVPFLVGGSTSFVHASLTDRFNPATNVFDRSNSSNSVSSELRYDCCFLWVDVSFNVLCEYLRKRVDEMMDSGMVEELAEYYASGSLSRHPGLRNAIGVPEFYDYFNSKGYDSVDEGTLYEDAVNDIKDNTCRLAKRQIEKILRLKTAGGWGLQRLDATSSFRKVLTSYENEKEDWREIWTRQVVEPSFKTVKKFLEEE; encoded by the coding sequence ATGAAGCTTCTTCCTCCACCAAACCCAAATACTACTAGTTTCCACTACCATGGAGGAGGAGCTgctaataatattaatcaacttgATCACCATTGTTGCcctgtaaaaaaaaataaagttatGCCTCTTCTTCAACATTTCTTTTCCTCACCTTCAATCTTGCCctgtaaaaaaaatactaataaaaatCAAAACTTTATCATCAAGTGGGCCCCTCGAATGGACTCCATCACCACAATAATAGCTAGGCCCACCTCCGACGCCGCCGCTGATCTTCTTCTCCTTCGTCATCATTATCGAAAAAATCAACGGCTGGCGGCGCAGAAGGAGAAGCTTATAGTTATAATGGGTGCAACTGGTGCTGGCAAAACCAAGCTTTCGATTGAGCTCGCGAAACGCTTCAATGGCGAAATCATCAATAGCGacaaaatgcaagtttataaaggGTTGGACATCACGACAAACAAAGCACCAATCAACGAGAGAGGGAATATCAACCACCATCTCCTCGGCGACTTCGACCCGGAGCTCGGTGAGTTGACTCGGTCCGATTTTCGCCGACTCACATGGTCCAAGGTCAAAGAGATCGAGTCGAGGAATAAAGTGCCGTTTTTAGTAGGTGGGTCAACCTCCTTCGTCCACGCATCGTTGACGGACCGATTCAATCCGGCGACGAACGTGTTCGACCGTTCCAACTCGTCCAACTCAGTGAGCTCCGAGTTGCGATACGACTGTTGTTTCCTCTGGGTCGACGTCTCGTTCAATGTCCTTTGCGAATACCTCCGCAAGAGAGTCGACGAGATGATGGACTCGGGAATGGTGGAGGAACTCGCCGAGTATTACGCCTCTGGCTCACTGAGTCGACATCCCGGGTTGAGGAACGCCATCGGCGTTCCAGAGTTTTACGACTATTTCAATTCGAAAGGGTATGATTCTGTGGATGAGGGTACACTGTACGAGGATGCGGTTAACGACATAAAGGATAACACGTGTCGATTGGCGAAGAGGCAGATTGAGAAGATCCTGCGGTTGAAAACAGCGGGTGGGTGGGGCCTACAGAGACTCGACGCTACGTCGTCGTTTAGGAAGGTGCTGACGTCATACGAAAATGAGAAGGAAGATTGGAGGGAGATATGGACTAGGCAAGTGGTGGAGCCTAGCTTCAAGACTGTGAAGAAATTCTTAGAAGAAGAATAG
- the LOC139885303 gene encoding VQ motif-containing protein 8, chloroplastic-like — MSPTMFHPTISSRSKSAIEINGPRPSPLKLDRNSHVIQKSSTSLSLIFSSSDNSLPVNNPKQIQKPVIIYARSPKIIHTQPKDFMALVQRLTGHDSSRPKDNSNKVSKAVSNNREDRNIITNESSSSLSEETRMVSPIMNPPKEPHFADIPLFTPNSTDRFFCSPKPLLRFSGFSSPNNLGGTTSPTVLKLFKDLPDY; from the coding sequence ATGAGCCCGACAATGTTTCATCCAACAATTAGCAGTAGATCAAAATCAGCAATAGAGATCAACGGCCCTCGTCCATCTCCATTGAAGCTCGATAGAAATTCTCATGTCATTCAGAAATCTTCCACATCTCTATCCTTGATATTTTCATCCTCAGATAATAGTCTTCCTGTAAACAATCCAAAACAAATACAGAAACCAGTTATTATCTACGCGCGTTCGCCCAAGATCATCCACACACAACCCAAAGATTTCATGGCATTGGTGCAAAGATTGACGGGACACGACTCGTCACGCCCTAAGGATAATTCAAACAAGGTTTCAAAGGCTGTTAGTAATAATCGAGAAGATCGTAATATAATAACAAACGAGTCGAGTTCAAGTTTGAGTGAGGAGACTAGAATGGTATCTCCGATCATGAATCCACCAAAGGAGCCACATTTTGCTGATATACCTTTATTTACTCCGAATTCGACCGATAGGTTTTTTTGCTCTCCAAAACCATTACTCCGATTTTCGGGATTTTCGTCTCCTAATAATCTTGGAGGAACTACATCTCCCACAGTGCTGAAGTTGTTCAAAGATCTACCTGACTATTAG